One window of the Calditrichota bacterium genome contains the following:
- a CDS encoding NAD(P)/FAD-dependent oxidoreductase: MKEMYDIVVVGAGPAGSTAARVAARNGASVLMLEKDREVGIPVRCAEAVGEIGMNRIVKLRPEWIANRIEGVRIIAPDGTRINVQHDEIGFILDRKKFDYDLARMAAEQGVEILTKAYVFDLIKENGFVSGVKFRYLDEEYSVRAKIVIGADGVESRVGRWAGLKTHLSLQDIETCAQMTITNIPLEKNYCDFYFGSDIAPGGYLWVFPKNENTANVGLGISGVEAKDKPPIEYLKKFVKEHFPEGAVLTTVAGGVPCAPLMKKMVGDGIMLVGDAARQAFPITGGGIYSGMLAAKIAGEVAVEAIKSGDWSEKILSRYQKLWEKEGGTDHKRAYRLKDPLFKLTDDDLNKTAAAVVKKPKEKHTIVTIFKIALLKKPKLIAEVLKLFLR, encoded by the coding sequence ATGAAGGAAATGTACGATATTGTTGTCGTTGGCGCTGGCCCTGCCGGTTCCACGGCGGCGCGAGTTGCCGCCCGAAATGGCGCCTCGGTTTTGATGCTGGAAAAAGACCGCGAAGTGGGCATTCCGGTTCGCTGCGCAGAGGCAGTGGGCGAAATCGGAATGAACAGAATTGTGAAGCTTCGCCCGGAATGGATCGCTAATCGCATCGAAGGCGTGAGAATCATTGCACCGGACGGAACGCGGATAAATGTGCAGCACGACGAAATTGGCTTTATTTTGGACAGAAAAAAATTTGATTACGATCTGGCGCGCATGGCAGCGGAACAGGGCGTCGAAATTTTGACCAAAGCTTATGTTTTTGATTTAATCAAAGAAAACGGATTTGTCAGCGGCGTGAAATTTCGCTATTTGGACGAAGAATATTCAGTGCGCGCGAAAATTGTCATCGGCGCTGACGGCGTGGAATCGCGTGTGGGTCGCTGGGCAGGATTGAAGACGCATTTGAGTTTGCAGGACATCGAGACCTGTGCGCAGATGACGATCACGAATATTCCGCTGGAGAAAAATTACTGTGATTTTTATTTCGGCAGCGACATTGCGCCGGGCGGTTATTTGTGGGTTTTTCCCAAAAACGAAAATACCGCCAACGTCGGACTGGGCATTTCCGGCGTGGAAGCGAAGGACAAACCGCCCATTGAATATCTCAAAAAATTTGTCAAAGAACATTTTCCCGAAGGCGCTGTGCTGACGACCGTCGCCGGCGGCGTGCCTTGCGCTCCCCTGATGAAAAAAATGGTCGGTGACGGTATTATGCTTGTCGGCGATGCGGCGCGTCAGGCGTTTCCCATCACGGGCGGGGGAATTTATTCCGGCATGTTGGCGGCAAAAATCGCCGGAGAAGTAGCGGTGGAGGCGATTAAATCCGGCGATTGGAGCGAAAAAATTCTGTCACGCTACCAAAAATTGTGGGAAAAAGAAGGCGGCACAGATCACAAGCGGGCGTATCGTTTGAAAGACCCGCTGTTCAAATTGACCGACGACGATTTGAACAAAACAGCGGCTGCCGTGGTGAAAAAACCGAAAGAAAAGCACACGATAGTTACTATTTTTAAAATAGCTCTGCTGAAAAAGCCCAAATTAATTGCGGAAGTGCTGAAGCTATTTTTGCGATAG
- a CDS encoding 4Fe-4S dicluster domain-containing protein, whose protein sequence is MVQVKLDLCDFCGTCVSVCPVDAIELLEAMLLVDQDKCIDCMKCVIVCPLRALEGTE, encoded by the coding sequence ATGGTTCAGGTGAAGTTGGATTTGTGCGATTTTTGCGGAACGTGCGTTTCTGTTTGCCCTGTGGACGCCATTGAATTGCTGGAGGCGATGCTACTTGTCGATCAGGACAAATGCATTGATTGCATGAAGTGCGTTATTGTGTGTCCGTTGCGCGCACTGGAGGGAACAGAATGA
- the ubiA gene encoding UbiA family prenyltransferase, whose product MTDPKENKFLRYLDYFFIMRPTLFFPLWTFFLAGYYAAERTHPGGASARSPFFAVILLTLLMGAVFIVNQIVDEATDAKNDKLFFIAKGIISRSAAIKQATLLIVTTIFLASLSEIRLGVIFIVVAFFTGYLYSVKPFSWKDRPLLGLVTNFGGGWSIFVSGWLSSGNFNWEFAFQGLPYAIAIVAVFLLTTIPDIPGDMEVGKITFGAKYGVKKTTFWALIAELGCAGASLWQKEWILFFPSLAAMPLFLAAAIKNDEVSIARAIKFTVLFASLAVCVVFPVYFLALAANFYFSKWYYRKRFDLEYPKFAA is encoded by the coding sequence ATGACTGATCCCAAAGAAAATAAATTTTTGCGGTATTTGGATTATTTTTTTATCATGAGGCCCACACTATTTTTCCCTTTGTGGACGTTTTTTTTAGCGGGATATTACGCGGCGGAACGCACTCACCCCGGCGGTGCCTCTGCGCGCTCACCGTTTTTCGCCGTAATTCTGTTGACTTTGCTCATGGGAGCGGTTTTCATCGTCAATCAGATTGTTGACGAGGCGACTGACGCGAAAAATGATAAACTTTTTTTCATTGCAAAAGGTATCATCAGCCGATCTGCCGCAATCAAGCAGGCGACTTTGCTCATTGTCACGACGATTTTTCTGGCTTCTCTTTCAGAGATTCGATTGGGCGTTATTTTCATTGTTGTTGCTTTTTTTACCGGCTATTTGTACAGCGTAAAACCGTTTAGCTGGAAAGACAGGCCGCTGCTGGGATTAGTGACAAATTTTGGGGGAGGGTGGTCAATTTTCGTCAGCGGCTGGCTGTCGTCCGGGAATTTTAATTGGGAATTTGCCTTTCAGGGGCTGCCTTATGCCATTGCCATCGTCGCCGTGTTTTTGTTGACGACGATTCCTGACATCCCCGGCGACATGGAAGTGGGAAAAATAACCTTCGGCGCAAAATATGGTGTAAAAAAGACGACGTTTTGGGCGTTGATTGCGGAACTTGGTTGCGCCGGCGCTTCTCTCTGGCAGAAAGAATGGATTTTATTTTTTCCGTCTCTGGCAGCCATGCCGTTGTTTTTGGCAGCAGCGATAAAAAATGATGAAGTTTCCATTGCCCGCGCCATTAAATTTACTGTCCTTTTTGCATCGCTTGCGGTGTGTGTCGTTTTTCCGGTGTATTTTCTGGCGTTGGCGGCTAATTTTTATTTTTCCAAATGGTACTACCGAAAAAGATTTGATCTGGAATATCCAAAATTTGCAGCGTAA
- a CDS encoding amidophosphoribosyltransferase, translating into MKQVFDDKLREKCAVMGVYNHPKAANLTYLGLYALQHRGQESSGIVSNDNGTFYKHINLGLVADVFSDVSNLKKLKGNIAIGHNRYSTTGSTKLVNAQPLVVSSKFGPMAISHNGNFVNSHALREELEEQGAIFQTTTDTEIVLHLTARSKKTTKVEKFIDSLDRIEGAFSLAILTQEMMIAVRDPWGFRPLCIGKKGDAYFVASESCALDIVDAEYLREIEPGEMVVFDKNGMTPHHLGRKVENKACIFEYIYFSRPDSRIFGEKVDKARRKLGKTLAREAPVEADRIISVPDSSNTAALGYAQETGVRFEIGLIRNHYIGRTFIHPVQSMRDFNVRIKFNPVKGVLKNKRIVIVEDSIVRGTTLRHLVRMVRNAGAKEIHIRVSSPPILYPCYYGMDFPTKEELIASTKSIEEIREYLEADSLHYLSIEGLLEAVPCQNCGYCTACFTGAYPIAPDRFAKKGQLENGIMDD; encoded by the coding sequence ATGAAGCAAGTTTTTGACGACAAACTTCGGGAAAAATGCGCGGTAATGGGCGTTTACAATCATCCCAAAGCCGCCAATTTAACATATTTGGGCTTGTACGCATTGCAGCATCGCGGACAGGAAAGTTCCGGCATTGTTTCCAACGACAACGGGACATTTTACAAACACATCAACCTGGGGCTGGTTGCTGATGTGTTTTCCGATGTAAGTAATCTGAAAAAATTAAAAGGCAATATCGCCATCGGCCATAATCGCTATTCCACAACAGGGTCGACGAAATTAGTGAACGCTCAGCCGTTAGTTGTCAGTTCAAAATTTGGCCCTATGGCGATTTCTCACAACGGAAATTTTGTCAACTCCCACGCATTGCGTGAAGAATTGGAAGAACAGGGCGCCATTTTTCAGACGACCACGGACACGGAAATTGTCTTGCATTTAACCGCGCGATCAAAAAAAACAACGAAAGTGGAGAAATTCATCGATTCTCTGGACAGAATCGAAGGAGCTTTTTCTCTGGCGATTTTAACGCAAGAAATGATGATTGCCGTTCGTGATCCCTGGGGATTCCGGCCGCTGTGCATTGGCAAAAAAGGGGATGCTTATTTTGTGGCCTCTGAATCCTGCGCCCTGGATATTGTTGACGCAGAATATCTGCGGGAAATCGAACCCGGCGAGATGGTTGTCTTTGACAAAAACGGAATGACTCCCCACCATCTCGGTCGCAAAGTTGAAAACAAGGCCTGCATTTTTGAATACATTTACTTTTCCAGACCCGACAGTCGAATTTTTGGGGAAAAGGTGGACAAGGCTCGCCGGAAATTGGGCAAAACTTTAGCTCGCGAAGCGCCTGTGGAGGCGGATCGCATTATTTCTGTTCCTGATTCCAGTAACACGGCTGCACTCGGCTATGCGCAGGAAACGGGAGTCAGGTTTGAAATTGGTCTGATTCGAAATCACTACATCGGCAGGACTTTCATTCACCCGGTGCAGTCGATGCGGGATTTTAATGTGCGCATCAAATTTAATCCGGTGAAAGGTGTGCTCAAAAATAAAAGAATTGTGATTGTGGAAGATTCGATTGTTCGCGGCACCACGCTGCGCCATCTGGTACGCATGGTGAGAAATGCCGGCGCCAAAGAAATTCATATCCGCGTGAGTTCGCCGCCGATTTTGTATCCCTGCTACTACGGAATGGATTTTCCCACAAAAGAGGAACTCATCGCATCGACGAAGTCTATCGAAGAAATTCGGGAATATTTAGAGGCAGACTCGTTGCACTATTTGTCCATCGAGGGGTTGCTGGAAGCCGTGCCCTGTCAAAACTGCGGCTACTGTACCGCTTGTTTCACCGGCGCGTATCCGATTGCGCCGGACAGGTTTGCGAAAAAAGGTCAACTCGAAAACGGAATCATGGATGACTGA
- a CDS encoding peroxiredoxin, whose translation MEEEIKVGCARPTGGPVGEAAEKNPEQEEKSITEVQRMIKVGQKAPDFTAPAYFKGKFVNIKLSDYLGKWVVLCFYPGDFTFVUATEVSAVAEKFSEFQKLGVEVLSMSIDSVFVHKMWNDYELSKMVGGGIPFPMMSDTGGKVGTIYGVYDDAAGVETRGRFLIDPDGVIQGYEVLTPPVGRNVNETLRQIQAFQLVRKSKGAEATPSGWKPGKITLKPGPDLVGKVWEVWKTDMAFE comes from the coding sequence ATGGAAGAAGAAATCAAGGTTGGTTGTGCTCGACCAACAGGAGGCCCTGTCGGTGAAGCGGCAGAAAAAAATCCGGAACAAGAAGAAAAATCAATTACGGAGGTGCAAAGAATGATTAAAGTGGGACAGAAGGCGCCGGATTTTACCGCCCCGGCGTATTTCAAGGGCAAGTTTGTCAATATTAAGTTGTCAGATTACCTGGGAAAATGGGTTGTATTGTGTTTTTATCCCGGCGATTTCACATTCGTCTGAGCAACGGAAGTTTCAGCAGTTGCTGAAAAATTTTCTGAATTTCAAAAATTGGGCGTAGAAGTTTTGTCGATGAGTATCGACAGCGTTTTCGTCCACAAAATGTGGAATGATTACGAATTATCAAAAATGGTGGGTGGTGGAATTCCGTTTCCCATGATGTCGGACACCGGCGGAAAAGTAGGCACGATTTACGGCGTTTACGACGATGCTGCTGGCGTAGAAACCAGAGGCCGTTTTCTTATTGACCCGGATGGCGTTATTCAAGGATACGAAGTATTGACTCCCCCCGTAGGCAGAAATGTAAATGAAACGCTCAGACAAATTCAGGCTTTCCAATTAGTCAGAAAGAGCAAGGGCGCCGAGGCGACTCCTTCCGGTTGGAAGCCGGGGAAAATTACTCTAAAACCCGGCCCCGATTTAGTGGGTAAGGTCTGGGAAGTCTGGAAAACTGACATGGCGTTCGAATAG
- a CDS encoding HDIG domain-containing protein — MDREAAYALAKSRFKNKNLFKHVLAVEAVMRGLAAHFGEDEEKWGLAGLLHDLDYEETQHDPDRHTLITEELLAPYELDPEIIESIKAHNDKAPREKLICKAIYAADPVTGLIVAAALMHPDKKLKSVDVPFIMRRFKEKRFAAGANREQIQACSEMGLSLEEFLDIALKSMQNIDGELGL; from the coding sequence ATGGACAGAGAAGCAGCTTATGCTCTGGCGAAATCACGTTTTAAAAATAAAAATCTCTTCAAGCATGTTTTGGCAGTGGAAGCAGTGATGCGCGGACTGGCGGCACATTTCGGCGAAGACGAGGAAAAATGGGGACTTGCCGGCTTGCTGCACGATTTGGATTATGAGGAAACGCAGCACGATCCTGACCGGCATACTTTGATCACTGAGGAGTTGCTCGCTCCCTACGAACTTGATCCGGAAATCATTGAATCCATCAAAGCGCACAATGATAAAGCGCCGCGGGAGAAATTAATTTGCAAAGCGATTTACGCGGCAGATCCGGTGACCGGGCTGATTGTCGCGGCGGCGCTCATGCACCCGGATAAAAAACTTAAGTCTGTGGACGTGCCGTTTATCATGCGCCGCTTCAAAGAGAAACGATTTGCCGCCGGCGCCAATCGGGAACAAATTCAGGCGTGTTCAGAAATGGGACTGTCTTTGGAAGAATTTTTGGACATTGCCTTAAAATCGATGCAAAATATTGACGGAGAATTGGGCTTGTGA
- a CDS encoding DUF1648 domain-containing protein produces the protein MYSDKRLILILIAFLVLAVLQAIYFYPKLPDKIATHYGADGVPDGYSDKTKALIFDIALLVFMSGVFFGLSWMMKKVPDNLINIPNKDFWLKSENKPLTVKIISSFGLKVGIVTELFLLMLFQRIYSINISGSRLNSTNFWFGLLVYFVAIGFLVWQFYQFFQSKERINRFQR, from the coding sequence ATGTATTCTGACAAACGTTTAATTTTAATATTGATCGCTTTTCTGGTTCTAGCGGTCTTGCAGGCAATATATTTTTATCCAAAACTTCCGGATAAAATCGCTACTCATTACGGAGCAGACGGCGTTCCTGATGGTTACAGCGACAAAACGAAGGCTCTAATTTTCGACATTGCCCTGCTTGTCTTCATGAGCGGAGTTTTCTTTGGGCTGAGCTGGATGATGAAAAAAGTACCGGATAATCTGATCAATATCCCCAATAAAGATTTCTGGCTGAAATCGGAAAATAAACCTCTGACAGTGAAAATCATTTCTTCGTTTGGCTTGAAAGTGGGAATTGTAACTGAACTATTTTTGCTGATGCTGTTTCAGAGAATTTATTCGATTAACATCAGCGGCTCACGTCTCAACAGTACTAATTTTTGGTTTGGGCTTTTAGTCTATTTTGTCGCCATCGGGTTTTTGGTCTGGCAGTTTTATCAGTTTTTCCAAAGCAAAGAGCGAATTAACAGATTTCAAAGATAA
- a CDS encoding sodium-dependent transporter — protein sequence MSSTELDRGNWGSKVGFVLAAAGSAIGLGNIWRFPYVAGQNGGAVFVLIYVIFVAMIGLPVMISELSIGRRTQKNPVGAFKVLFPKSFWKYVGGLGVATGIGILSFYAVIAGYTVGYFVKIILGDFNHVLTGEESAAIFTSFTANPYISISLLLLFVGLTVLVVMGGVSSGIERWSKILMPILFLLLILLAIRAVTLPGGRAGLSFYLKPDFSKLSLTTFARALGQALFSLSLGMGTMITYGSYISKKDNLVTSAAYVALFDTLIAILAGLVIFPALFAMGLDPAGGAGLVFVVLPSIFAKMPGGMIFGAGIFLLLAVAALTSTISLLEVPVAYFVDEHKWSRKKAVIWMGIITFIIGIPSALSLGANSFLSTLIRKDFGFLDMMNAVFGNYSLSIGAFFISIFAGYKWGVHAVAKEIEQEGNIFFYKKLWMFIIRFICPVAIFFILAYIAWTGNYF from the coding sequence GTGTCTTCTACTGAATTAGACCGTGGAAATTGGGGCTCTAAAGTTGGTTTCGTTTTAGCGGCAGCGGGTTCTGCGATTGGGTTGGGCAATATCTGGCGTTTTCCTTATGTTGCCGGTCAAAATGGCGGCGCTGTTTTTGTTCTCATTTACGTGATTTTTGTGGCGATGATCGGTTTGCCGGTGATGATTTCCGAGCTTTCCATCGGCAGGCGGACGCAAAAAAATCCGGTTGGCGCCTTCAAAGTTCTTTTTCCCAAATCATTTTGGAAATACGTTGGCGGACTGGGCGTAGCGACTGGCATCGGTATCCTCTCATTTTATGCCGTTATCGCTGGTTACACTGTCGGTTATTTTGTCAAAATTATTCTCGGCGATTTTAATCATGTTCTTACCGGCGAAGAATCGGCGGCGATTTTTACATCTTTTACCGCGAATCCGTACATTTCCATCAGTTTGTTGCTCCTGTTTGTCGGGTTGACAGTGTTGGTCGTCATGGGCGGCGTGTCCTCGGGAATTGAGCGCTGGTCTAAAATCTTAATGCCAATTTTGTTTTTGCTGCTCATCTTGTTGGCGATTCGTGCGGTGACGCTGCCGGGGGGGCGCGCCGGATTGAGCTTTTATCTTAAGCCGGATTTCAGTAAATTGTCGTTGACAACATTTGCCCGAGCGCTGGGGCAGGCGCTGTTTTCGTTGAGTCTGGGAATGGGGACGATGATCACCTACGGCAGTTACATTTCCAAAAAAGATAATTTAGTGACTTCCGCGGCTTACGTGGCTCTTTTTGACACGCTCATTGCCATTCTGGCGGGATTGGTGATATTCCCGGCTCTTTTTGCCATGGGATTGGATCCGGCAGGCGGCGCCGGATTGGTTTTTGTGGTGCTGCCGTCCATTTTCGCCAAAATGCCCGGCGGGATGATTTTTGGCGCGGGAATTTTTCTGTTGCTGGCAGTGGCGGCGCTGACTTCGACTATTTCGCTGTTAGAGGTGCCGGTCGCCTACTTTGTCGATGAACACAAATGGTCGCGGAAGAAAGCGGTCATCTGGATGGGAATCATCACTTTCATCATTGGCATTCCCTCGGCGCTGTCCCTGGGAGCAAATTCGTTTTTGAGCACACTCATCCGTAAGGATTTTGGTTTTCTGGACATGATGAATGCCGTGTTTGGCAATTACTCCCTTTCTATCGGTGCGTTTTTCATTTCCATTTTTGCCGGTTACAAGTGGGGCGTGCACGCTGTCGCTAAAGAAATCGAGCAAGAAGGGAATATTTTCTTTTACAAAAAACTGTGGATGTTCATCATCCGATTCATCTGCCCGGTGGCGATATTTTTCATTCTGGCCTACATCGCCTGGACGGGGAATTATTTTTAA
- a CDS encoding HD domain-containing protein produces MMSNDSMSEGKIPQLIFEKRLAFYKEEHQRLTTLLNVTRNISKELELNRLLVTIMDEVKRALKADRCTVFLVDKEKNELWSKVAHGENEIRFPAHLGIAGYVAKTGDVLNIPDAYADSRFNPDIDRKTGYQTRNMLTFPMRNKLNEIIGVFQVLNKFEGAFTREDEGLLDVISTIAATQLENAQLYEEQKKTLDSFVETLASTIDARDSLTAGHSKRIAQYSMEIAEIIGLPEKRRELLRYAALLHDYGKVAIREQVLYKKSSLTIEEYCKIQEHPAITRNILKKINFSRDFKELPKIAGAHHERLDGSGYPEGLAGDEIPLESRILSIVDIFDAMTSRRPYRDRMDFENVMENIEQNVGKHLDRDLFVAFKKIRLDRLIEILAKEEEDHSDHLIKEDLEFMSQFTIQDLMDIIENKPLEPNGQKIVNKFYKYYYRDYLNGEGEKFKDPLKVATLL; encoded by the coding sequence ATGATGTCAAATGACAGCATGAGTGAAGGAAAAATTCCGCAACTGATCTTTGAAAAGAGACTTGCATTCTACAAAGAAGAACATCAGCGGTTGACGACACTGTTGAATGTCACGCGAAATATTTCCAAAGAGTTGGAGTTGAACCGGCTTCTGGTGACGATTATGGACGAGGTGAAACGAGCGCTGAAGGCTGACCGGTGTACTGTTTTTTTAGTTGACAAAGAAAAAAATGAATTGTGGTCAAAAGTTGCCCATGGCGAAAATGAAATTCGGTTTCCCGCTCACCTGGGCATTGCCGGCTATGTTGCGAAAACCGGCGATGTGCTGAATATTCCCGACGCTTACGCTGATTCCCGTTTTAACCCGGATATTGACAGGAAAACCGGCTACCAAACGCGAAACATGTTGACTTTTCCCATGCGGAACAAGTTGAACGAAATTATCGGCGTTTTTCAGGTGTTAAATAAATTCGAGGGCGCGTTCACGCGGGAGGATGAGGGACTACTGGACGTGATTTCTACCATCGCGGCGACGCAGTTGGAAAATGCCCAACTTTACGAAGAGCAGAAAAAAACGCTGGACAGTTTTGTCGAGACTTTGGCGAGCACCATCGACGCCAGAGATTCTCTGACCGCGGGTCACTCCAAGCGCATTGCTCAATATTCCATGGAAATCGCCGAAATAATCGGCTTGCCGGAAAAGCGGAGAGAACTGCTGCGCTACGCGGCGCTTTTGCATGATTACGGCAAAGTCGCCATTCGCGAGCAAGTTTTGTACAAAAAGAGCAGTCTCACGATTGAGGAATATTGCAAAATCCAGGAACATCCGGCGATTACCAGAAATATTTTGAAAAAAATTAATTTTAGTCGGGATTTCAAAGAATTGCCGAAAATCGCCGGCGCACACCACGAGCGCTTGGACGGCAGCGGCTATCCCGAAGGTTTGGCGGGCGATGAAATTCCGTTGGAGTCGCGAATTTTGAGTATTGTGGATATTTTTGACGCCATGACTTCGCGCCGGCCCTATCGCGACCGCATGGATTTCGAAAATGTGATGGAAAATATCGAGCAAAATGTCGGGAAACATCTTGATCGCGATTTGTTTGTCGCGTTCAAAAAAATCCGGCTGGATCGATTGATTGAAATTTTGGCGAAAGAAGAAGAGGATCATTCGGACCATTTGATCAAGGAAGACCTGGAGTTCATGAGCCAGTTTACCATTCAGGATTTGATGGATATCATTGAAAATAAGCCGCTGGAGCCAAACGGACAGAAAATAGTGAATAAGTTTTACAAATATTACTATCGTGATTACCTTAACGGCGAGGGTGAGAAATTCAAAGACCCGCTAAAAGTGGCAACGTTGTTATGA